In Lysobacter lycopersici, a genomic segment contains:
- a CDS encoding formimidoylglutamate deiminase produces the protein MSASNAPDDARWRLPGIANLHSHAFQRAMAGMAERQGDPNDSFWTWREAMYRIAARFDPESLHAVAAQLYAEMLEAGYTRVCEFHYLHHAPDGKPYEDPAAMSNALVRAARDTGIRMTLLPVLYMTGGFDGRPLSARQRRFGFDVDGYLRLFESLRAPEDDMLRVGCALHSLRAVPAGAMREVLDALPQNAPVHIHIAEQIGEVQDSLALRGARPVEWLLANANVDERWTLVHATHLDDGEIAGIARSGATVALCPTTEANLGDGLFPMRDFLAANGRWGIGSDSHISVSPVEELRWLEYGQRLLSRHRNVIADAGEPSVGAILLRGVAESRASATGFDDGDDEWLLLDADAPQFAGATDADIADRWIFSGNRPLVREVRIGDELLVADGRHRDRDAIAKHYREAISKLL, from the coding sequence ATGTCCGCATCGAACGCACCCGACGACGCCCGCTGGCGCCTGCCCGGCATCGCCAACCTGCATTCGCACGCCTTCCAGCGCGCGATGGCGGGCATGGCCGAACGCCAGGGCGATCCGAACGACTCGTTCTGGACCTGGCGCGAAGCCATGTACCGCATCGCCGCGCGCTTCGATCCGGAATCGCTGCATGCGGTCGCGGCGCAGCTGTACGCGGAAATGCTCGAGGCCGGCTACACCCGCGTCTGCGAATTCCATTACCTGCACCACGCGCCCGACGGCAAGCCGTATGAGGATCCCGCGGCCATGTCGAACGCGCTGGTGCGCGCCGCGCGCGACACCGGCATCCGCATGACGTTGTTGCCGGTGCTGTACATGACCGGCGGTTTCGACGGGCGCCCGCTGTCCGCGCGGCAGCGGCGCTTCGGTTTCGACGTCGACGGCTATCTGCGCCTGTTCGAATCGCTGCGCGCGCCGGAGGACGACATGCTGCGCGTCGGCTGCGCGCTGCACAGCCTGCGTGCGGTGCCGGCGGGCGCGATGCGCGAAGTGCTCGATGCGCTGCCGCAAAACGCGCCGGTGCACATCCACATCGCCGAACAGATCGGCGAAGTGCAGGACTCGCTCGCGTTGCGTGGCGCGCGCCCGGTCGAATGGCTGCTGGCGAACGCGAACGTCGACGAACGCTGGACGCTGGTCCACGCGACCCACCTCGACGATGGCGAAATCGCCGGCATCGCGCGCAGCGGCGCCACCGTCGCGCTATGCCCGACCACCGAAGCCAACCTCGGCGACGGCCTGTTCCCGATGCGCGATTTTCTCGCCGCGAACGGCCGCTGGGGCATCGGTTCGGATTCTCACATCTCGGTATCGCCGGTCGAGGAACTGCGCTGGCTCGAATACGGCCAGCGCCTGCTCAGCCGGCATCGCAACGTGATCGCCGATGCCGGCGAACCCAGTGTCGGCGCGATCCTGCTTCGCGGCGTCGCGGAAAGTCGCGCCAGTGCGACCGGTTTCGACGACGGCGACGACGAATGGCTGCTGCTCGATGCCGATGCGCCGCAGTTCGCCGGCGCGACCGACGCCGACATCGCGGATCGCTGGATCTTCAGCGGCAACCGGCCGCTGGTGCGCGAAGTGCGGATTGGCGATGAATTGCTGGTCGCCGATGGCCGCCACCGCGATCGCGATGCGATCGCGAAGCATTATCGCGAGGCCATTTCGAAATTGCTGTAG
- a CDS encoding alkaline phosphatase family protein, which yields MRIRQAATILLLVSLLAGCAGLRTAPSPASQKTTIVLVSIDALRADALGGGDMPALDAIAANGVHARWMNPSYPTLTFPNHYTLVTGLRPDHHGVVHNQMRDAELGSFVSKQYDTVDAQWWSGGEPLWATMEREGTPTAVLFWPGSAVEIHGERPSQWLPFDKTMTVDARVQQVLDWLDQPVAKRPRFIAAYFDQYDVAAHQCGAHCPDAIAAERAVDDGLAKLRAGIAARSGRQRIDLVVVSDHGMADVANGNIRYLDDIVPADAIDIQDDGPIVLVAPRAGHEAEAMKLVGRHDHSECWRRESLPPAWHYGSNPRIPAIVCQADEGWLLELHGDKPFAQPVKGEHGYAPESPSMHATFVAEGPDFRRGVELPPFDNVDVYPLLTRLLGVPALPNDGDIAPLLPALSR from the coding sequence ATGCGAATACGCCAAGCCGCGACAATCCTCCTTCTCGTTTCCCTGCTCGCCGGCTGCGCCGGCCTGCGTACCGCGCCCTCGCCCGCGTCGCAAAAAACGACGATCGTGCTGGTGTCGATCGACGCGCTGCGCGCCGATGCATTGGGCGGCGGCGACATGCCGGCGCTCGACGCCATCGCCGCGAACGGCGTGCACGCGCGCTGGATGAACCCGTCCTACCCGACGCTCACCTTCCCGAACCACTACACGCTGGTCACCGGCCTGCGCCCGGACCACCACGGCGTGGTCCACAACCAGATGCGCGACGCGGAACTCGGCAGTTTCGTTTCCAAGCAATACGACACGGTCGATGCGCAGTGGTGGTCGGGCGGCGAACCGCTGTGGGCGACGATGGAACGCGAGGGCACGCCGACGGCGGTGCTGTTCTGGCCCGGGTCCGCGGTCGAAATCCACGGCGAACGCCCGTCGCAATGGCTCCCGTTCGACAAGACCATGACGGTGGACGCGCGCGTGCAACAGGTGCTGGACTGGCTGGACCAGCCCGTCGCGAAGCGCCCGCGCTTCATCGCCGCCTACTTCGACCAGTACGATGTCGCCGCGCACCAGTGCGGCGCGCATTGCCCGGACGCGATCGCCGCCGAACGCGCCGTGGACGATGGATTGGCGAAACTGCGCGCGGGCATCGCCGCGCGTTCCGGCAGACAGCGCATCGACCTCGTCGTCGTCTCCGACCACGGCATGGCCGACGTCGCGAACGGCAACATCCGCTACCTCGACGACATCGTCCCGGCCGATGCCATCGACATCCAGGACGATGGCCCGATCGTGCTGGTCGCGCCGCGCGCCGGCCATGAAGCGGAAGCGATGAAGCTGGTCGGGCGCCACGACCATTCCGAATGCTGGCGGCGCGAATCGCTGCCGCCCGCCTGGCATTACGGCAGCAACCCGCGCATCCCCGCCATCGTCTGCCAGGCCGACGAAGGCTGGCTGCTGGAACTGCATGGCGACAAGCCCTTCGCCCAGCCGGTGAAGGGCGAACACGGCTATGCGCCGGAATCGCCTTCGATGCACGCGACCTTCGTCGCCGAAGGCCCGGACTTCCGCCGCGGCGTGGAATTGCCGCCGTTCGACAACGTCGACGTGTATCCGTTGCTCACGCGCCTGCTCGGCGTGCCCGCGTTGCCGAACGACGGCGACATCGCGCCGTTGTTGCCGGCGTTAAGCCGGTAG
- a CDS encoding YybH family protein, with product MTSTRFFAAVLGLALSPLAVAQTSTSPEPKLSAAECEVWARELGFARSVAEHDGDAFAGFIAEGAVFGAKRPNPRRGRDAVVAAWSGLVAGKELRLSWYPAMVAIGGEADVASSSGPALYEDLSPGTKQRFLLGAFQSIWHRDADGAWRVLFDDGIEPQPASEAEVAAFRAGRRESCSRG from the coding sequence ATGACTTCGACCCGTTTCTTCGCCGCAGTGCTTGGATTGGCGTTGTCGCCGCTCGCCGTCGCGCAAACGAGCACGTCGCCGGAACCGAAGTTGTCCGCCGCCGAATGCGAGGTGTGGGCGCGCGAGCTGGGCTTCGCGCGTTCGGTGGCAGAACACGATGGCGACGCGTTCGCCGGCTTCATCGCCGAAGGTGCGGTGTTCGGCGCCAAGCGACCGAACCCGCGGCGCGGTCGCGATGCGGTGGTCGCGGCCTGGTCCGGCCTCGTCGCCGGCAAGGAGCTGCGGCTGTCGTGGTACCCGGCCATGGTCGCCATCGGCGGCGAGGCCGACGTCGCCTCTTCGAGCGGCCCGGCGCTGTACGAGGACCTCAGTCCCGGCACCAAGCAGCGCTTCCTGCTCGGCGCCTTCCAGTCGATCTGGCACCGCGACGCCGACGGCGCCTGGCGGGTGCTGTTCGACGACGGCATCGAGCCGCAGCCGGCCAGCGAGGCCGAAGTCGCGGCGTTCCGGGCCGGGCGCCGCGAGTCCTGCTCGCGCGGCTGA
- a CDS encoding methylated-DNA--[protein]-cysteine S-methyltransferase, with protein MWYDRFDTPIGPLTVATDVDGLRHVLFATNRHEVHGQAAWLHSPGRLAEARRQLMEYFAGERRTFELPLKPAGTAFQLKAWWALAEIPYGETRSYAEQAQRIGAPDAVRAVGAANGRNPLPIVLPCHRVIGADGGLTGFGGGLPIKAALLRLEGALAPAEVAPKTGDLFG; from the coding sequence ATGTGGTACGACCGTTTCGACACGCCCATCGGTCCGCTGACAGTCGCCACCGACGTCGACGGCCTGCGCCACGTGCTGTTCGCCACCAATCGGCACGAAGTGCATGGCCAGGCGGCGTGGCTGCATTCGCCCGGGCGCCTCGCCGAGGCGCGTCGGCAACTCATGGAATATTTCGCGGGCGAACGCCGCACGTTCGAGCTGCCGTTGAAGCCGGCCGGCACCGCGTTCCAGCTCAAGGCCTGGTGGGCGCTGGCCGAAATCCCCTACGGCGAAACCCGCAGCTATGCCGAACAGGCACAACGCATCGGTGCGCCGGATGCGGTGCGCGCGGTTGGCGCGGCGAACGGACGCAACCCGCTGCCGATCGTGCTGCCCTGCCATCGCGTGATCGGCGCGGACGGCGGGCTGACGGGTTTCGGCGGCGGCTTGCCGATCAAGGCCGCGTTGCTGCGGCTGGAAGGCGCGCTGGCCCCGGCAGAGGTCGCGCCGAAAACGGGCGACCTGTTCGGCTGA
- the hutU gene encoding urocanate hydratase, with the protein MPSRHDPSRKIRAPRGATLNCKSWLTEAPFRMLQNNLDAEVAERPEDLVVYGGIGRAARDWECYDRILETLKTLGDDETLLIQSGKPVGVFPTHPDAPRVLLANSNLVPHWATWEHFNELDKKGLMMYGQMTAGSWIYIGSQGIVQGTYETFVEMGRQHYGGSLKGKWILTAGLGGMGGAQPLAASLAGACSLNIECRQSSIDFRLKTRYVDEQANDLDDALARIAKYTAAGEAKSIALLGNAADVLPELVRRGVKPDCVTDQTSAHDPVHGYLPVGWTVEQWEAEQKANPDKVRDAAKKSMRTHVEAMLAFHAVGIPTVDYGNNIRQMAFDEGLKNAFDFPGFVPAYVRPLFCRGVGPFRWVALSGDPEDIYKTDAKVKELIPDDAHLHNWLDMARERISFQGLPARICWVGLGQRHKLGLAFNEMVRNGELKAPVVIGRDHLDSGSVASPNRETESMRDGSDAVSDWPLLNAMLNTAGGATWVSLHHGGGVGMGYSQHSGVVIVCDGTEAADKRIARVLWNDPGTGVMRHADAGYDIAKQCAKEQGLKLPMQG; encoded by the coding sequence ATGCCAAGCCGCCACGACCCGTCCCGCAAGATCCGCGCGCCGCGCGGCGCCACGTTGAACTGCAAGTCGTGGCTGACCGAAGCGCCGTTCCGCATGCTGCAGAACAACCTCGACGCGGAAGTCGCGGAACGCCCGGAAGACCTCGTCGTCTACGGCGGCATCGGCCGCGCCGCGCGCGACTGGGAGTGCTACGACAGGATCCTCGAAACGCTGAAAACCCTCGGCGACGACGAAACCCTGCTGATCCAGTCCGGCAAGCCGGTCGGCGTGTTCCCCACGCATCCGGACGCGCCGCGCGTGCTGCTCGCCAATTCCAACCTCGTGCCGCACTGGGCGACGTGGGAGCACTTCAACGAACTCGATAAGAAGGGGCTGATGATGTACGGCCAGATGACGGCCGGTTCGTGGATCTACATCGGCTCGCAGGGCATCGTGCAGGGCACCTACGAAACCTTCGTCGAGATGGGTCGCCAGCATTACGGCGGTTCGCTCAAGGGCAAGTGGATCCTGACCGCGGGCCTCGGCGGCATGGGCGGCGCACAGCCGCTGGCCGCGTCACTCGCGGGCGCGTGTTCGCTCAACATCGAATGCCGGCAGTCGAGCATCGATTTCCGCCTGAAGACGCGCTACGTCGACGAACAGGCGAACGACCTCGATGACGCGCTCGCGCGCATCGCCAAATACACCGCTGCCGGTGAAGCGAAATCCATCGCGCTGCTCGGCAATGCCGCCGACGTGCTGCCGGAACTGGTGCGTCGCGGAGTCAAGCCCGATTGCGTCACCGACCAGACCAGCGCGCACGATCCGGTGCACGGCTACCTGCCGGTCGGCTGGACGGTGGAACAGTGGGAAGCCGAGCAGAAGGCGAATCCGGACAAGGTGCGCGATGCGGCGAAGAAGTCCATGCGCACGCATGTCGAGGCGATGCTGGCCTTCCATGCGGTCGGCATCCCGACCGTCGATTACGGCAACAACATCCGGCAGATGGCCTTCGACGAAGGCCTCAAGAACGCCTTCGATTTCCCCGGCTTCGTCCCGGCCTACGTGCGTCCGCTGTTCTGCCGCGGCGTCGGTCCGTTCCGCTGGGTCGCGCTCAGCGGCGATCCGGAGGACATCTACAAGACCGACGCGAAGGTGAAGGAGCTGATTCCCGACGATGCGCACCTGCACAACTGGCTGGACATGGCGCGCGAACGCATTTCCTTCCAGGGCCTGCCGGCGCGGATCTGCTGGGTCGGCCTCGGCCAGCGCCACAAGCTCGGGCTCGCGTTCAACGAGATGGTGCGCAACGGCGAACTGAAGGCGCCGGTCGTCATCGGTCGCGATCATCTCGATTCCGGTTCCGTCGCGTCGCCGAACCGCGAAACCGAATCCATGCGTGACGGCAGCGATGCGGTTTCCGACTGGCCGCTGCTCAATGCGATGCTCAACACCGCCGGCGGCGCGACCTGGGTGTCGCTGCACCACGGCGGCGGCGTCGGCATGGGCTATTCGCAGCACAGCGGCGTGGTGATCGTCTGCGACGGCACGGAAGCCGCCGACAAGCGCATCGCGCGGGTGTTGTGGAACGACCCGGGCACCGGCGTGATGCGCCATGCGGATGCGGGTTACGACATCGCCAAGCAGTGCGCGAAGGAGCAGGGGCTGAAGCTGCCGATGCAGGGCTGA
- a CDS encoding ATP-grasp domain-containing protein, which yields MHRVAILTPDPTEGDNATLWPKVLARLQTALDGAGIEAVPTPWTAHVDDASGLRDFDRVLPLLAWGYHFQHARWLRACATWQREGLPVANPASMLAWNSDKRYLARLAERGVAIPPTTFTDALSQAVVERAFDGTGADELIVKPAVSGGAWKTRRVRRGDVVEDAPGTTMLVQPYMPTIETEGETSLLYFGGRFSHAVNKRPVAGEFRIQEEFGGLYALLPSPPAGAVALAEQVLAAVDEPLLYARIDMVPDADGRWLLMEAELIEPDFYLGVDPGKGAGFARALVEMVG from the coding sequence GTGCATCGCGTCGCCATCCTCACGCCCGATCCGACGGAAGGCGACAATGCTACGTTGTGGCCGAAGGTGCTGGCGCGCCTGCAAACGGCGCTGGATGGCGCGGGCATCGAGGCGGTGCCGACGCCGTGGACCGCGCATGTCGATGATGCGTCGGGCTTGCGGGATTTCGACCGCGTGCTGCCGTTGCTGGCCTGGGGTTACCACTTCCAGCACGCGCGCTGGTTGCGTGCCTGCGCGACATGGCAGCGCGAAGGCCTGCCGGTGGCGAATCCCGCGAGCATGCTGGCGTGGAATTCGGACAAGCGCTACCTCGCGCGGCTCGCCGAACGCGGTGTCGCGATCCCGCCGACGACGTTCACCGACGCGTTGTCGCAGGCCGTCGTCGAGCGCGCATTCGACGGCACGGGCGCCGACGAATTGATCGTCAAGCCCGCGGTATCGGGCGGTGCGTGGAAAACCCGGCGCGTTCGTCGCGGCGATGTCGTCGAGGATGCGCCTGGCACGACGATGCTGGTGCAGCCCTACATGCCGACGATAGAAACCGAGGGCGAAACCTCGTTGTTGTATTTCGGCGGGCGTTTCAGCCATGCGGTGAACAAGCGCCCGGTCGCCGGCGAGTTCCGCATCCAGGAGGAATTCGGCGGACTGTATGCGTTGTTGCCGTCGCCGCCGGCAGGTGCGGTGGCGCTGGCGGAGCAGGTGTTGGCCGCAGTCGACGAGCCGCTGTTGTACGCGCGCATCGACATGGTGCCGGACGCGGATGGGCGATGGCTGTTGATGGAAGCCGAGTTGATCGAGCCGGATTTCTACCTGGGGGTGGATCCGGGGAAGGGTGCGGGCTTCGCGCGGGCGTTGGTTGAAATGGTGGGGTGA
- a CDS encoding L,D-transpeptidase — protein sequence MSLAFAGVGVASAKDVDAKEASAKPVAALDQLPPDQPVSDTVTELAGWVVASKDSEGYPFAVIDKAAAQVLVFGGDGKLRGAAPGLFGSAKGDHSAPGVAGLALREIPGRDRTTPAGRFVGGFGPSIDAGRVLWVDYDSSVSMHPTATGVASEKRPERLASPSPDDNRITHGCINVSPEFYEQVVAPTFAHGGVFYILPDKASLAETFPEFAQSRAATAQRKAGKHSQRAR from the coding sequence TTGAGCTTGGCGTTCGCTGGCGTTGGCGTGGCCAGCGCGAAGGATGTCGACGCGAAAGAGGCCAGCGCGAAACCGGTGGCCGCCCTCGACCAGTTGCCGCCGGACCAGCCGGTGTCGGACACGGTGACCGAGCTCGCGGGCTGGGTGGTCGCAAGCAAGGACAGCGAAGGCTATCCGTTCGCGGTCATCGACAAGGCCGCGGCGCAGGTGCTGGTGTTCGGCGGCGACGGCAAGCTTCGCGGCGCGGCGCCCGGGCTCTTCGGTTCGGCGAAGGGCGATCATTCGGCCCCCGGCGTCGCCGGTCTCGCGCTGCGCGAGATCCCGGGCCGGGATCGCACGACGCCCGCGGGTCGATTCGTGGGCGGTTTCGGGCCGTCGATCGACGCAGGGCGGGTGCTGTGGGTGGATTACGATTCCTCGGTGTCGATGCATCCGACGGCGACGGGCGTCGCGAGCGAGAAGCGCCCAGAACGCCTCGCATCGCCTTCGCCGGACGACAACCGCATCACGCATGGATGCATCAACGTTTCGCCCGAGTTTTACGAGCAGGTGGTCGCGCCGACGTTCGCGCATGGCGGGGTGTTCTACATCCTGCCGGACAAGGCGTCGCTGGCGGAGACTTTCCCGGAGTTCGCGCAAAGTCGCGCCGCGACTGCGCAACGCAAGGCCGGAAAACACTCACAACGCGCGCGCTAG
- a CDS encoding ABC transporter permease produces MNVHGIKAIYRFEMARTFRTITQSIASPVLSTSLYFVVFGAAIGSRMGDVDGVSYGAFIIPGLLMLSLLNESISNASFGIYMPKWAGTIYELLSAPVSPLEVVLGYVGAAATKSVMLGVLILVTARLFVPYHIAHPLWMLAFLLLTSVSFSLFGFIIGLWADDFQKLQVIPLMIVTPLTFLGGAFYSISMLPPVWQKIALFNPVVYLISGFRWSFYGLSDVNVGISVAATLGFLALCLLAVWWIFRTGYKLKA; encoded by the coding sequence ATGAACGTCCACGGGATCAAGGCGATCTACCGCTTCGAGATGGCGCGCACCTTCCGCACCATCACCCAGTCCATCGCCTCGCCGGTGCTCTCGACCTCGCTGTATTTCGTGGTGTTCGGCGCGGCCATCGGCTCGCGCATGGGCGACGTGGACGGCGTCAGCTACGGCGCCTTCATCATCCCCGGCCTGCTGATGCTGTCGCTGCTCAACGAGAGCATTTCGAACGCGTCCTTCGGCATCTACATGCCGAAGTGGGCCGGGACGATCTACGAATTGCTGTCCGCACCGGTGTCGCCGCTGGAAGTGGTGCTGGGCTATGTCGGCGCCGCGGCGACCAAGTCGGTGATGCTGGGCGTGCTGATCCTGGTGACGGCGCGGTTGTTCGTGCCGTACCACATCGCGCATCCGCTGTGGATGCTGGCGTTCCTGCTGCTGACGTCGGTGAGTTTCAGCCTGTTCGGTTTCATCATCGGGCTGTGGGCGGACGATTTCCAGAAATTGCAAGTGATCCCGTTGATGATCGTGACGCCGCTGACGTTCCTCGGTGGTGCGTTCTATTCGATCTCGATGCTGCCGCCGGTGTGGCAGAAGATCGCGCTGTTCAATCCGGTGGTGTACCTGATCAGCGGGTTCCGCTGGAGTTTCTATGGGTTGTCGGACGTGAACGTGGGGATCAGCGTCGCCGCGACGCTGGGCTTCCTGGCGCTGTGCCTGCTGGCGGTGTGGTGGATTTTCAGGACGGGGTACAAGTTGAAGGCGTGA
- a CDS encoding ABC transporter ATP-binding protein yields MSNDPSPIVSIRNLGKTYASGFTALRDVSLDIRRGEIFALLGPNGAGKTTLINIVCGIVNASSGTVLADGHDIVREARAARMKIGLVPQELSTDAFESVWATVRFSRGLFGRPPNPVYLEKVLRSLSLWDKKDSKIMALSGGMKRRVLIAKALSHEPRILFLDEPTAGVDVELRRDMWQLVRELRESGVTIILTTHYIEEAEEMADRIGVIRKGELVVVEDKHVLMRKLGKKQLTLQLQAPLQAIPQELTGEPLELADGGNALVYTFDTQAERTGIATLLRRLGDLGIGFKDLHSSESSLEEIFVSLVHDESRGGGKEARA; encoded by the coding sequence ATGTCGAACGACCCTTCCCCCATCGTTTCGATCCGCAACCTCGGCAAGACCTATGCCTCGGGCTTCACCGCGCTCAGGGACGTCAGCCTCGACATCCGCCGCGGCGAGATCTTCGCCCTGCTCGGCCCCAACGGCGCCGGCAAAACCACCCTGATCAACATCGTCTGCGGCATCGTCAACGCCAGTTCCGGCACGGTGCTCGCCGACGGCCACGACATCGTGCGCGAGGCCCGCGCCGCGCGGATGAAGATCGGGCTGGTGCCGCAGGAACTGTCCACCGACGCGTTCGAAAGCGTGTGGGCCACGGTGCGCTTCAGCCGCGGCCTGTTCGGCCGCCCGCCGAACCCGGTATACCTGGAGAAGGTGCTGCGCTCGCTGTCGCTGTGGGACAAGAAGGACAGCAAGATCATGGCGCTCTCCGGCGGCATGAAGCGGCGCGTGCTGATCGCCAAGGCGTTGTCGCACGAACCGCGCATCCTGTTCCTCGACGAACCCACCGCCGGCGTCGACGTGGAACTGCGCCGCGACATGTGGCAACTGGTGCGCGAACTGCGCGAGAGCGGCGTCACGATCATTTTGACCACGCACTACATCGAGGAAGCCGAGGAAATGGCCGACCGCATCGGCGTGATCCGCAAGGGCGAACTCGTCGTGGTCGAGGACAAGCATGTGCTGATGCGCAAGCTCGGCAAGAAGCAGCTGACCTTGCAATTGCAGGCGCCGTTGCAGGCGATCCCGCAGGAACTGACCGGCGAACCGCTGGAACTGGCCGACGGCGGCAACGCGCTGGTCTACACCTTCGACACGCAGGCCGAACGCACCGGGATTGCCACATTGCTGCGCCGGCTCGGCGACCTCGGCATCGGCTTCAAGGACCTGCATTCCAGCGAAAGCTCGCTGGAGGAGATCTTCGTCAGCCTGGTGCACGACGAGTCGCGCGGCGGCGGCAAGGAGGCGCGCGCATGA
- a CDS encoding DsbA family oxidoreductase → MTAAAPVPLRIDFVSDVVCPWCAVGLASLEAALQRLQGEVEADLHFQPFELDPNMPAEGMDVADNLKRKYGMDDARLAENQERIRARGAELGFTFDFNARSRTWNTFDAHRLLHWAEGEGRQLALKRALLVANFSEGRDVSDRDTLVEIATGVGLDGERARQILDSDEFAEEVRIAERFFTQAGISGVPAVIIERKHLISGGQPPEVFERALRETAASKRDAE, encoded by the coding sequence ATGACCGCTGCCGCCCCCGTCCCGCTCCGCATCGACTTCGTGTCCGACGTGGTCTGCCCCTGGTGCGCGGTCGGACTGGCCTCGCTGGAAGCGGCGCTGCAACGCCTGCAGGGCGAAGTCGAGGCCGACCTCCACTTCCAGCCCTTCGAACTGGACCCCAACATGCCGGCCGAAGGCATGGACGTCGCCGACAACCTCAAGCGCAAATACGGCATGGACGACGCGCGGCTCGCCGAGAACCAGGAGCGCATCCGCGCGCGCGGGGCGGAACTGGGCTTCACCTTCGACTTCAATGCGCGCAGCCGCACCTGGAACACTTTCGATGCGCATCGCTTGCTGCACTGGGCCGAAGGCGAGGGCAGGCAACTCGCGCTCAAGCGCGCATTGCTGGTCGCCAACTTCAGCGAAGGCCGCGATGTCTCCGACCGCGACACCCTGGTCGAAATCGCGACGGGCGTCGGGTTGGATGGGGAACGCGCGCGGCAAATCCTCGATTCGGACGAATTCGCCGAGGAAGTCCGCATCGCCGAACGGTTCTTCACCCAGGCCGGGATCAGCGGCGTGCCCGCGGTCATCATCGAGCGCAAGCACCTGATTTCCGGCGGGCAGCCGCCCGAGGTGTTCGAACGCGCGCTGCGGGAAACCGCTGCGTCCAAACGCGACGCGGAGTAA